The proteins below are encoded in one region of Triticum aestivum cultivar Chinese Spring chromosome 1B, IWGSC CS RefSeq v2.1, whole genome shotgun sequence:
- the LOC123075489 gene encoding ankyrin-1-like, producing MAARAVDLEAASERDTLLHRTAAAGDSESYLRCATMAYGADRSQLLARNVGGNTPLHCAARAGHIRMVRYLIDLAKTDEEGGERARAMVGIGNKRGETALHEAIRSGCMDMEWMVRELMSVDNQLARVDAFDGTSPLFLAISTGYYSLARSLYDNYDKALSYSGPEGQNALHAAAFHGFRHGKGMTKLLLEWNPNLVRQADDSISTPLHFAASAEDSTLELFLLVFPEWDFQSALSVMLPKEWVYRFYRWREHPTFLLVDACPNLSFQPDRNGLYPVHVAASAGSLVPIVILLRRSPDCGQLRDAQGRTFLHIAVEKKMLKIVQFVARRLKYKAIMNIQDYNGNTALHLAVVEGNWDIFRILVGNMHVRLNLTNESGATPMDIALCNAPLGFYFGRHARHRILMNLTLANAKRSFYRRDRFLDQYGPKLDEAEESQKITTFAQIGGIGSVLVATATFAATFTMPGDPSNTGPNTLANGKGGSPTFASLYAFRAFIISNTLAFICSTLATFSLVYTGVATVDIQNRIKLVAFSMELLKGAARSFCVTFGFAIYMVLPPEVARVSGTDMAACAMMILALVDAAWAILPIVTDTTILLSREDWGSMTKRLIKLGAGILANIVYVLWPYIVIFGLAAIKKISGSKV from the exons ATGGCGGCGCGGGCGGTCGACCTGGAGGCCGCGAGCGAGAGGGACACCCTGCTCCACCGGACGGCCGCAGCCGGGGACAGCGAGAGCTACCTCCGCTGCGCGACAATGGCCTACGGCGCTGACAGGAGCCAGTTGCTCGCGCGTAACGTGGGCGGCAACACGCCGCTGCACTGCGCCGCGAGGGCCGGACACATCAGGATGGTAAGATACCTCATCGACCTCGCTAAAACGGATGAAGAAGGCGGTGAGAGGGCCAGGGCCATGGTGGGGATCGGGAACAAGCGCGGGGAGACGGCGTTGCACGAGGCCATTCGCTCCGGCTGCATGGACATG GAATGGATGGTCCGAGAATTGATGTCGGTTGACAATCAACTGGCCCGCGTCGATGCATTCGATGGTACTTCGCCACTCTTCCTAGCCATCTCAACAGGTTATTACTCCCTTGCTCGTTCATTGTACGACAACTATGACAAGGCATTGTCCTACTCTGGCCCCGAGGGGCAGAATGCCTTGCATGCTGCTGCTTTCCACGGGTTTCGACACGGCAAAG GGATGACAAAACTGCTACTCGAGTGGAACCCGAATCTTGTGAGGCAAGCAGACGACTCTATAAGTACACCGTTGCACTTCGCTGCATCAGCAGAAGATTCCACGTTGGAGTTATTTCTGCTTGTCTTTCCTGAATGGGACTTCCAATCGGCCCTCTCTGTTATGCTACCAAAGGAATGGGTATACCGGTTCTATAGGTGGAGGGAGCACCCAACCTTTCTACTTGTTGATGCTTGTCCAAATCTATCATTTCAGCCGGATAGGAACGGGTTGTATCCGGTGCATGTGGCTGCCTCGGCAGGAAGCTTGGTGCCCATCGTCATCTTGCTCCGCCGTTCTCCTGACTGCGGCCAACTGCGTGATGCTCAGGGAAGAACCTTCCTTCATATCGCCGTCGAGAAGAAGATGCTTAAAATTGTGCAGTTTGTGGCCCGCAGGTTAAAGTACAAGGCCATCATGAACATACAGGACTACAATGGGAACACCGCCTTGCACCTAGCTGTCGTCGAAGGTAACTGGGATATCTTCAGAATTCTCGTCGGGAACATGCACGTCCGCTTAAATTTGACAAATGAAAGTGGCGCAACTCCTATGGATATTGCGCTCTGCAATGCTCCTCTTGGATTCTATTTTGGACGG CATGCACGACATCGAATACTTATGAATCTGACCTTAGCCAACGCTAAAAGGAGCTTCTACCGGCGCGACCGCTTCCTGGACCAATATGGTCCCAAGCTAGACGAAGCCGAAGAGTCTCAGAAAATAACGACGTTCGCACAGATTGGTGGCATCGGCTCTGTTCTGGTGGCGACTGCGACGTTCGCTGCGACCTTCACCATGCCCGGCGATCCAAGCAACACTGGTCCGAATACCCTAGCCAATGGCAAAGGCGGCTCACCAACGTTCGCCAGCTTGTACGCCTTCCGCGCGTTCATCATCTCCAACACCCTCGCCTTCATCTGCTCCACACTGGCCACTTTCAGCCTTGTTTACACCGGGGTGGCCACGGTGGACATACAAAACCGGATCAAGCTGGTAGCCTTCTCCATGGAGCTGCTCAAGGGTGCGGCGAGAAGCTTCTGCGTCACCTTCGGGTTCGCCATCTACATGGTGCTCCCTCCCGAGGTGGCTCGTGTGAGTGGGACTGACATGGCGGCATGCGCCATGATGATCCTAGCATTGGTGGACGCGGCTTGGGCCATACTGCCCATCGTGACTGATACTACAATTCTTCTTAGTAGGGAAGACTGGGGTTCCATGACCAAGCGACTGATCAAACTAGGGGCTGGAATCCTAGCAAACATTGTGTACGTATTATGGCCCTACATCGTCATCTTCGGTCTGGCGGCCATCAAAAAGATCAGTGGCAGCAAGGTTTAA